The genomic stretch ACTCCGCGCCCCACCCAGAACACATGACGCGACACCACACAGACCCCTCCGAGTCGCCCCTCACGTACTGCCACAACACAGTCACCGACGTCTCGCGTACGTTCGCTCTAACAATCGACGCACTTGACGCCCCACTGGACGATCAGATTTGCGTCGGCTACCTACTTTGCCGGATTCCAGACACAATTGAGGACGCCACCCACCTTCCAGCAACGGCACAGCAAACACTCCTCCAGACGTACTACGAGGCTCTTAGCCCTGATTCACCGACATCAACTGAAGCGTTCACACGACACGCCAGACAGTGGACCCCAACTCAGTCTCCCTCCGCGGATTGGACGCTCGTCGAGAACACACCGACCGTGATGGCCGCATTTGACCAATTCTCACAGCGGACTCGGGAGGCAATGCGGTCTCCTATCCGTGAGATGATTCAGGGTATGCTCCGATTCGTCCAGCGATACACCGGTGAACTTGGAATCCGAATCCAGACCACCACTGAACTGCGCAGCTACTGCCACTATGTTGCAGGGACTGTCGGGACGCTCATCACAAACCTCCTCGCCAGACAGTCGCTTGGTCACTCTCGTGAGGCCACCCTGCGGAAGAACGCCGAACACTTCGGTCGACTCCTCCAACTAGTAAATATCGCGAAGGACGTCCGCGACGACTACGTGACCGAGGACAACGTGTACCTCCCGAATGAGTGGCTGGCAGCCGAAGGCGTTCCACAGGACGAACTCATTCACCCAGACTATCGTTCTGGCGCTATCTCAGTCCTCTCTCGGACGCTCGATCGGGCACAGCAACATCTCGACCCTGCGCAATCCTACATCGAGAAGATGCCCCTTGGCGATGGGAACACCGCTGCTGCATGGGCTGTTCCGTATCTGTTAGCCGTCGGCACGCTCCGAGAACTCCGCGCAGACCCCGAGGCCGCGTTTTCTACAGCGGAAGTGAAGGTGTCTCGGCAGGAGGTTCAAACAATCATGAATACCATGTGTGCGACTGACCGCCAGTATCTCGGTGTCCTACAGGAACGGATTGCTGATAGCCCGCTTGAAGCCGCCCCGCAGGAGTTCGCAGAGTAATTCCCTCAGAGAACAGGTCTTCAGCACGTCACCGATGCAGAATGAGCTGTGATGTCTCGCGTATCACGGAACCACGGACACATACAAAATCTAAGTCTATGTGCTCGCTGTTGAAATCCGGTCGATATGAGCGTCAATAGCTGCTTTCAACGTCTCAATCGACTGATCCGGGTCATAGACGGTGAGTCGGCGGGCACGAGTCCCCACGAGCAGTGAAAGCAGCGCCTCTGCTTCGACCTGGACGTCGACATCAATGAATTCGTTCGCTTTGATTCCCCGCCGGAGGATGCCCTCCAGGATTGTCCTAAGCTCCTCTTCGACCTCGAGGTACTGCTCACGAACAGCCTGGTCATGGGGTGCATTCATTCTAAGTTCGAACATCGCCAGCATCAGGCGATAGGGTTCTTCGTCGACCGTCGTTGGGAGGAGGAGGTCGATGAGATCGTTGAGTTCTTCTCTGGGGGCAGTTCCTTCTTCGGGGAGGTTCGCGAGAAATCCGCCGAGTATGTACTCGAGGAAATCGACGAGCAGGTCGTCTCGACCGTCGTAGTGATAGTAGAGGAGAGATTTGCTACGGTCAAACTCGTCGGCGATATCCTGGATGGTGAGATCACCGTAGCCGTGCTTTTTAACGGCACTGTGGGTGGCTTCCATGATATCCCGTTTCCCCGGGCTCATGTCCTCGCCATAGTTCTCGAGACTCATTGGTCGTACTTGTCGTTTCAAGCGGCCTGTTCCTTTTGATTACGTCCGAATCGGCTGATATCCCGCCATCCCGACGGTAATTCATCACCATCGTTTCAAGTAGAAGACACTAGACACGCGGTTCGTTCGACAGTACGTACTGGGTTCCCGTAGCTGGATTGTCTTGAGTTGATGACTGCTTAGTGTTTGTTGGCGGACGTTGTTGCCTAGAGGGTCGTCAGGTATGTAATCCAGAGGAGGACGGAGGCGGCTCCGACGCCACCCATGATGTAGGTGTAGAGCTTTCGTACTCTGCCGTGGATTTTGTAACTGCTGTAGACCGAGACGAGTCCAGCGACTGGAATCAGTACGACAGAAATGATTGCGCTGATTGTCCCGAGAATGAGGTACCGTCGGGTATTCGTTTGGTTTGTGGTGGGTGTTTCTGGCATTGCTCTACATCATACTGAACATCTATTCAGTATTTAAACTAGTGGTTTTGGAGTGCACAAGCTCAGTGCAGAAAACCCCCAATCCCCGCCGAGAGGGCAACCAGAAAGAGAATCACCGAGCAATCGAATGGCGAAGTCGACGATGGCCGGCTCCCGGAGTGCAACGGGTTTCAGGAACTGGCAGCGGCATACGCAGGCCCAGGCTCTGTTCGTGCTTCATCGAGCAACTGCTTCAGCTGGTTAAGATCACGGAGGACGCTGTCGAGATAGCCGTTCGAGTGTTGGTAGATTGGTGTGATGCGGTTGGTTTCGGCCTGTTCGTCTGCGGGCTCGCTCAATTGGATGGTTCAGAGTTGAGTTCGTGTCGACATCGGTCAACGCCGGTGCGTGTGCGCCAGCACCCATCAACGGCGCTCGAAAATCCCATTTCGCGACAGCCGAGCCTCAGGCCACTCCCACCCGTTCGACAGTGGTCATCCCGTCATCCGACGCGTAATCGGCCTCGAAGTCGACGATGAACGCGTTCGCCTCGTAGGCGGCATGGTAAGCAGAGTGAACGCTGAGGTGGAGTGAGTTCAGCGATCCTGCAAGATATCTTCGGTAGAGCTATGTTCAATGTCAAGGAGACCGAGGTACTAGCGTTGTCTGAGTATTTCTCCCTCGATTTTCTCGAAGGGGTCGAAGTGTTTCTCCCGGCGGAAACGGAGCGAACGCGAGACCACGAGCAACCGGAACTGATGCGTGGCCTCCTCCATTGCTAATACCACGATATCTACGGCATTCGTGCCCTCAAACGAGAGCTATGGAACACGTTAGTCTATTCACCAATAGTCTATCACATTGGCCGGCGAATCGATAGACGAGAACGGCCTCACCGACCGACGACAACCTAGATGGTATGAACGAAGCACAAAAGTACCCAGATGGTTCCGTCGTCCACGTGTTCCACATGCGGGCCAACCGCGACGCATACCCGTCTGGGTGCGGATACAAACTCTACCACGGCGCCACGGAATCAAATCCACCCCACAGGCTTGCCGATAGGACGATTCGCTAGTACGGCAACTCGCACGAAGACACGAAAGGACACGAACGTCACGTCGCAGCAGACTCGAACCCAGACATCATCGAGTTCCCCCGGGAGGGCCAACTCTGGGTGCAGTTCTGGAGCGGAATCCCAAAACCCGAATTCGAACTCGCATGGCCCCATCACATCACGGTGATACCTATGACTGTCTCAACCCCGGCGCTGCACCCGATGGAGCGCGAACAGCTTC from Halobacterium jilantaiense encodes the following:
- a CDS encoding phytoene/squalene synthase family protein — encoded protein: MTRHHTDPSESPLTYCHNTVTDVSRTFALTIDALDAPLDDQICVGYLLCRIPDTIEDATHLPATAQQTLLQTYYEALSPDSPTSTEAFTRHARQWTPTQSPSADWTLVENTPTVMAAFDQFSQRTREAMRSPIREMIQGMLRFVQRYTGELGIRIQTTTELRSYCHYVAGTVGTLITNLLARQSLGHSREATLRKNAEHFGRLLQLVNIAKDVRDDYVTEDNVYLPNEWLAAEGVPQDELIHPDYRSGAISVLSRTLDRAQQHLDPAQSYIEKMPLGDGNTAAAWAVPYLLAVGTLRELRADPEAAFSTAEVKVSRQEVQTIMNTMCATDRQYLGVLQERIADSPLEAAPQEFAE
- a CDS encoding TetR/AcrR family transcriptional regulator, translating into MSLENYGEDMSPGKRDIMEATHSAVKKHGYGDLTIQDIADEFDRSKSLLYYHYDGRDDLLVDFLEYILGGFLANLPEEGTAPREELNDLIDLLLPTTVDEEPYRLMLAMFELRMNAPHDQAVREQYLEVEEELRTILEGILRRGIKANEFIDVDVQVEAEALLSLLVGTRARRLTVYDPDQSIETLKAAIDAHIDRISTAST